Within the Nocardioides humi genome, the region GTCACCAACCTGATCAAGGAGACCTTCCCGGTCTCGTTCTCGATCGCCATCTCCGCTTTCGTCCTGTGGATGGTGGGCGGCGTGCTGTTCGGCGTGATCGCCGCCCTCAAACGCGGCACCATCATCGACCGCGGCGTCGTGGGCCTCTCGCTCATCGTCTACGCCTTCCCGACCTTCTTCGTCGGACTCCTGCTCTACAAGTTCGTGGCGATCCAATGGGGCCTGACCGAGATCCCGCGCTACACCTCCATAGCCGACGGCGGCATCACCGGCTGGATGGGCAGCCTCACCCTGCCGGCGATCACCCTCGCCGTCTTCTTCATGGCCGCCTACGTCCGGATGACCCGGTCCTATGTGATCGAGTCGTTCCACGAGGACTACGTCCGCACCGCCCGCGCCAAGGGCCTGCCCGAGCGCACGGTGACCTTCAAGCACGCGCTGCGCGCGGCACTGACCCCGATCGTCACCATGGCCGGACTCGACTTCGCCGGACTCATGGGCGGCGCCATCATCACGGAGTCCGTCTTCAACTACCCCGGCATGGGCAAGCTCGCCGTGGCCGCCAGCAACGACTTCGACCTCCCGACGACGGTCGGCCTGGTCATCCTGCTCGCCGCCTTCGTGATCATCGCCAACATCATCGTGGACCTGCTGTACGCCGTGATCGACCCGCGCGTGCGGCTGGGCTGAGAGGACCTGACCTCCATGACGACCACCTCCTCGGCCGGCGGCGCCTCGGACGCGCTGCTCTCCGTCCGCGAGCTCCAGGTGCACTTCCCGACCAGCGACGGCCTGGTGAAGGCCGTCAACGGCCTCACCTTCGACCTCGAGTCCGGCAAGACGCTCGGCATCGTCGGCGAGTCCGGCTCCGGCAAGTCCGTCTCCAGCATGGCGATCATGGGCCTGCACCACGGCACCAACGCCCAGATGTCCGGCGAGATCATGCTCGGCGGCGTCGACCTGCTCTCGCTGGGCCGCGACGACATGCGCAAGCGCCGCGGCCGCGACGTCGCGATGATCTTCCAGGACCCGCTCTCGGCGATGCACCCCTACTACACGGTGGGCAACCAGATCGCCGAGGCCTACCGGGTCCACCACGACGTCTCCCGCAAGATCGCCAAGCAGCGTGCGATCGAGATGCTCGACCGGGTCGGCATCCCCAACCCGGACCGCCGGGTCAACGACTATCCCCACCAGTTCTCGGGCGGCATGCGCCAGCGCGCGATGATCGCGATGGGCCTGATCAACGACCCCAACCTGCTCATCGCGGACGAGCCCACCACGGCGCTCGACGTGACGGTGCAGGCGCAGATCCTCGACCTGCTCCAGGACCTCCAGCGCGAGTTCAACTCCGCGATCATCATCATCACCCACGACCTGGGCGTCGTGGCCGAGATGGCCGACGACGTCCTGGTGATGTACGCCGGCCGCGCGGTCGAGCACGGTCCCTGCAAGGAGATCCTCACGCACCCCGAGATGCCCTACACGTGGGGCCTGCTC harbors:
- a CDS encoding ABC transporter ATP-binding protein; this translates as MTTTSSAGGASDALLSVRELQVHFPTSDGLVKAVNGLTFDLESGKTLGIVGESGSGKSVSSMAIMGLHHGTNAQMSGEIMLGGVDLLSLGRDDMRKRRGRDVAMIFQDPLSAMHPYYTVGNQIAEAYRVHHDVSRKIAKQRAIEMLDRVGIPNPDRRVNDYPHQFSGGMRQRAMIAMGLINDPNLLIADEPTTALDVTVQAQILDLLQDLQREFNSAIIIITHDLGVVAEMADDVLVMYAGRAVEHGPCKEILTHPEMPYTWGLLSSVPDLTGDTDARLVPIPGNPPSLLNPPSGCAFHPRCAHRDKVPGDLCRTELPLLVPGQRGAQHTKRCHLPNPDAIYEAEVLPEIAPDLAKEL
- a CDS encoding ABC transporter permease yields the protein MLAYVIRRVFAGVIMLIVMSIVTFALFFATPIDQETFICGKNCSAAQKKQTAAALGYDDNFAEQWVAFAKGVVVGRDYPNDPKLRETAPQTIARCDAPCLGYSRQQSNTVTNLIKETFPVSFSIAISAFVLWMVGGVLFGVIAALKRGTIIDRGVVGLSLIVYAFPTFFVGLLLYKFVAIQWGLTEIPRYTSIADGGITGWMGSLTLPAITLAVFFMAAYVRMTRSYVIESFHEDYVRTARAKGLPERTVTFKHALRAALTPIVTMAGLDFAGLMGGAIITESVFNYPGMGKLAVAASNDFDLPTTVGLVILLAAFVIIANIIVDLLYAVIDPRVRLG